The Prosthecobacter vanneervenii genome has a segment encoding these proteins:
- a CDS encoding CYTH domain-containing protein — protein MATEIERKFLLKPGLWQPAGPGRRMAQGYLSRDPDRTVRVRVVGESAFMTVKSRRTGISRTEIEFPIALEHAQDLLLLCHQPLIDKTRHEVLHDGMLWEVDVFHGANDGLIVAEIELPSEDTEFTLPEWIGEEVSHDMRYTNSNLCAVPFSEW, from the coding sequence ATGGCCACGGAGATTGAGCGGAAGTTCCTCCTCAAGCCCGGCCTGTGGCAGCCCGCAGGTCCGGGCCGCCGCATGGCCCAGGGCTACCTCTCCCGCGATCCCGACCGCACCGTCCGCGTGCGGGTGGTGGGTGAGAGTGCATTCATGACCGTGAAAAGCCGCCGCACTGGCATCTCACGCACAGAGATCGAATTTCCCATCGCTCTGGAGCATGCGCAGGATCTGCTGCTGCTGTGCCACCAGCCGCTGATCGACAAAACACGGCATGAAGTGCTGCATGATGGCATGCTGTGGGAGGTGGACGTCTTTCACGGAGCGAATGACGGGCTCATCGTGGCGGAGATCGAGCTGCCCTCCGAAGACACAGAATTCACGCTGCCAGAATGGATTGGCGAAGAAGTCAGCCACGACATGCGCTACACGAACTCCAATCTCTGCGCCGTGCCGTTCAGCGAGTGGTAA
- a CDS encoding DUF4331 family protein, which produces MKQAFLSMLGCITATALLASDHIDGPVTTKHGVSDLTDFYAFPSPSSPGKWTLVLNLYPLAWRESHFSSKVEYSFILREAEMVPDGANKLKVRINKAGEKTITCRFFTPHEHASHTATCDAGNGMKRTVALDVIDTRPDSSGLLFFHGHRSDPFFFNASWAGSLLDAGKISPPVKSNTISRMNVLSLVVELDLNALFGKKAGLLALAARCVSVDETSGQRRQMDRIGRPEVTNIILHGHKGEPELRDAYNRESPFPPRGKIVAAYRERMIRNFAFYDMSDGKADWSDEQRATYARLMMDDYLLINASKPSSSAQRRGYFSIETDVLNGIRSTAAGGRTLTDDFMDQLYTYMINRNHGSPIGDGVNAPCRAVSDTFPYLAEPDTSLLGWMKAKVGRLATGSR; this is translated from the coding sequence ATGAAACAGGCTTTTTTATCTATGCTCGGGTGCATCACCGCTACGGCGCTGTTGGCCAGTGATCACATCGACGGACCTGTCACGACGAAGCATGGAGTCAGCGATCTGACAGATTTTTACGCCTTCCCGAGTCCATCGAGTCCCGGGAAGTGGACGCTGGTTTTGAACCTCTACCCCCTGGCATGGCGGGAAAGCCATTTCTCATCAAAGGTGGAGTACTCGTTCATCCTGCGAGAGGCTGAGATGGTGCCTGATGGCGCGAACAAGCTCAAGGTGCGAATCAACAAAGCTGGTGAAAAAACCATCACCTGCCGCTTTTTTACTCCGCATGAGCATGCGAGCCACACGGCGACCTGCGATGCGGGCAACGGCATGAAACGAACGGTGGCGCTTGATGTCATCGACACCCGGCCGGACTCAAGCGGCCTGCTCTTTTTTCATGGCCACCGTTCAGACCCTTTTTTCTTCAACGCATCCTGGGCTGGAAGCCTGCTCGATGCAGGCAAAATCAGCCCGCCTGTGAAGTCCAACACGATCAGCCGTATGAATGTGCTGAGCCTGGTGGTGGAGCTGGATTTGAACGCTCTTTTTGGTAAAAAGGCAGGCCTTCTGGCGCTGGCGGCACGTTGTGTGAGCGTGGATGAAACTTCAGGGCAAAGACGCCAGATGGACCGCATAGGCCGCCCTGAGGTGACAAATATCATTCTGCATGGACACAAAGGGGAGCCTGAGTTGCGAGACGCCTACAACCGCGAAAGCCCCTTTCCGCCCAGAGGGAAAATCGTGGCTGCCTATCGTGAGCGAATGATCCGCAACTTTGCATTTTACGACATGAGCGATGGCAAGGCGGACTGGAGCGACGAGCAAAGAGCGACGTATGCCAGACTGATGATGGATGACTACCTGCTGATTAATGCTTCCAAACCTTCGTCTTCAGCCCAACGCCGCGGCTACTTCAGCATCGAGACCGATGTTCTCAACGGCATACGATCCACTGCAGCCGGCGGCAGGACTTTGACAGATGACTTCATGGACCAGCTCTACACCTACATGATCAACCGCAACCACGGCAGCCCCATCGGAGACGGTGTGAACGCCCCCTGCCGCGCAGTGTCAGACACCTTTCCCTACCTCGCCGAGCCGGACACAAGCCTGCTCGGCTGGATGAAGGCCAAAGTCGGGCGACTAGCCACCGGCTCGCGCTGA
- a CDS encoding ADP-ribosylglycohydrolase family protein: MTSDFSSRLAGMLQGSFIAESISLGVHWIYDPNTIVQRHGRVTGYLAPGASSYHPHKQAGEQGHAGDQALRLLTFLQREHRWDATAFLADWQAMWPSYNDYVDKATKATLANLQAGATAATSGAASDELAGPARLAPLMAFLADKPESEAVAAAIEQTVITHRSPETIECAEFLARATHRLLHGGELQGVISETAPAWALKAADSATGGDAIGQLGRACPIPQALPAVLWLVRHHGNDFEQAVIENAMAGGDNCARALALGMLLGAAHGIEAIPTAWREGLLAKTQLESF; the protein is encoded by the coding sequence ATGACTTCTGACTTTTCCTCCCGCCTCGCCGGCATGCTGCAAGGCAGCTTCATCGCTGAATCCATCTCCCTGGGTGTGCACTGGATCTATGACCCGAACACCATCGTGCAACGGCATGGCCGGGTGACGGGCTACCTGGCTCCAGGTGCCAGCTCCTACCATCCGCACAAGCAGGCAGGTGAGCAGGGCCATGCGGGAGATCAGGCGCTGCGGCTGCTGACATTCTTGCAGCGTGAGCACCGTTGGGATGCCACCGCCTTCCTCGCCGACTGGCAGGCCATGTGGCCGAGCTACAACGACTACGTGGACAAGGCCACCAAAGCCACGCTGGCCAATCTCCAGGCCGGAGCCACCGCTGCCACAAGTGGTGCAGCCTCCGATGAACTCGCAGGCCCAGCACGCCTCGCCCCCCTGATGGCCTTTCTCGCTGACAAGCCGGAGTCCGAAGCCGTTGCGGCGGCCATCGAGCAGACGGTCATCACCCACCGCTCGCCTGAGACGATTGAGTGCGCTGAGTTTCTCGCCCGTGCCACGCATCGCCTGCTGCATGGTGGCGAACTGCAGGGCGTCATTTCTGAAACAGCTCCCGCATGGGCGCTGAAAGCTGCGGACTCAGCCACGGGTGGAGATGCCATCGGCCAGCTCGGCCGTGCCTGCCCCATCCCGCAGGCTCTTCCTGCCGTGCTGTGGCTCGTGCGTCATCACGGCAATGACTTCGAGCAGGCGGTGATCGAAAACGCCATGGCCGGCGGCGACAACTGCGCCCGCGCACTCGCTCTGGGCATGCTCCTCGGCGCCGCCCATGGCATCGAAGCAATCCCCACCGCATGGCGCGAAGGCCTGCTGGCGAAGACGCAACTGGAGAGCTTTTGA
- a CDS encoding ROK family protein gives MPTVTRDIYLGTDSGATTSKTGGVFANGEPVSTQLRQSSTNSQAGTAAVVAGWIEGAEGFLKDNGLSWDRVAAAGLALPGPYQRYGVLEKSSNLPDSFIGWNFHADYSAAIAKAAGREIPLYVGNDGDFGGVGEAARVRGDSKATVLLLAPGSGLGAAYVDANGLPLSGDHLAGMEGGHMPIPRHLLGHGLDEVPAFRCGCGRDWGCIEAYTTISGLAQFLEYFLPKYPDHELAKSDETLRSKGFSLRGRAQKGDELALKIFDIQARALGIHVANLSMALDPGIVVIGGGLVDPDSTTPEFRERYLGGIRAAAQPYLFPKQRAELQIVPATLGELSQSIGAALVALFSSKV, from the coding sequence ATGCCTACTGTTACCCGCGACATCTATCTCGGCACCGACTCCGGAGCCACCACTTCCAAGACCGGCGGCGTGTTCGCCAATGGCGAGCCCGTCTCCACGCAGCTCCGCCAGAGCTCGACCAATTCCCAGGCTGGCACTGCCGCAGTGGTGGCGGGCTGGATCGAGGGTGCGGAAGGTTTCCTGAAGGACAACGGCCTCTCCTGGGATCGCGTGGCCGCTGCGGGGCTGGCGCTGCCGGGGCCCTACCAGCGCTACGGTGTGCTGGAGAAATCCTCCAATCTGCCTGACAGCTTCATCGGCTGGAATTTCCACGCCGACTACTCCGCCGCCATCGCCAAGGCCGCTGGCCGCGAGATCCCGCTCTATGTGGGCAATGACGGCGACTTTGGCGGTGTGGGCGAAGCCGCCCGTGTGCGTGGCGACTCCAAGGCCACCGTGCTCCTCCTGGCCCCCGGCTCCGGCCTGGGCGCTGCGTATGTGGATGCCAATGGCCTGCCGCTGAGCGGCGACCACCTCGCAGGCATGGAGGGCGGTCACATGCCCATCCCGCGCCACCTGCTGGGCCACGGCCTGGATGAGGTGCCCGCCTTCCGCTGCGGCTGCGGCCGCGACTGGGGCTGCATCGAGGCCTACACCACCATCTCCGGCCTTGCGCAGTTCCTGGAGTACTTCCTGCCCAAGTATCCCGATCACGAACTCGCCAAGAGCGACGAGACGCTGCGCAGCAAAGGCTTTTCCCTGCGCGGACGTGCGCAGAAGGGTGACGAACTGGCATTGAAGATCTTTGACATCCAGGCCCGCGCGCTCGGCATCCACGTGGCCAATCTCTCCATGGCGCTTGATCCCGGCATCGTCGTGATCGGCGGTGGTCTGGTGGATCCGGACAGCACCACGCCTGAATTCCGCGAGCGTTATCTTGGCGGCATCCGCGCTGCTGCGCAGCCCTACCTCTTCCCGAAACAGCGCGCCGAGCTCCAGATCGTGCCCGCCACGCTGGGAGAGCTCTCCCAGTCCATCGGAGCCGCGCTCGTGGCGTTGTTCTCCTCCAAGGTCTGA
- a CDS encoding PIN domain-containing protein: MTHGIDTGFLVAAEVADHPDHQAARLKFEGFRNSGDRFALVPQVLAEFVHVVTDPKRFTQPLTMEQALERAEIWWESPEVDQLGSDAFSVRTFFAWMRQHRLGRKRILDTLLASTFREAGVQSILTTNARDFAVLGRFDCVVP; encoded by the coding sequence ATGACACACGGGATTGACACCGGCTTTCTTGTGGCCGCTGAGGTGGCGGATCATCCCGACCACCAAGCAGCGCGGTTGAAGTTTGAAGGCTTTCGAAACTCGGGAGATCGCTTTGCGCTCGTGCCGCAGGTGCTGGCTGAGTTCGTACATGTGGTGACTGATCCGAAACGTTTTACCCAGCCACTGACCATGGAGCAGGCCTTGGAACGGGCAGAAATCTGGTGGGAATCTCCTGAAGTGGATCAACTCGGTTCCGATGCTTTTTCAGTGCGTACCTTCTTCGCCTGGATGCGTCAGCATCGTCTGGGTCGAAAACGCATTCTCGACACCTTGCTTGCTTCGACTTTCCGCGAAGCGGGTGTTCAATCGATTCTCACGACGAATGCACGCGATTTCGCGGTTCTTGGCAGGTTTGATTGTGTAGTGCCTTGA
- a CDS encoding di-heme-cytochrome C peroxidase yields the protein MPATSVKRLSQGWSQWQSDWFHSTTQGSKFMPYVFFVALEQADSQKPFNSAENLERFRCIPRPATKANPDHLPIGFVADPSPSLPSTPFKDTRSIGFTCAACHTAQINYKGTSLLIDGGPTLADMSALIVAIKDAVVATTSDPKKLDRFAKKVLGDEYSPAKRDMVEKELKRTAASQASYLRMNRSPVPYGFARMDAFGRIFNNALVAVGSKDRVVPDAPVSYPFLWDTVRSDCVQWTGNAPNGLIGSLGRNVGEVVGVFGEIDSKVKPLPHGYASSVNFKNLIQIEKSLHGLKHPAWPEDVLGRLDPHKVKAGAALFKQLRCDHCHPRINPFSWLPFVRTFTSHLTNLEDTSDEEGVHTDATAAALIRDSVADSGRLSGQPKIIDIFSKYGKIEPVKAIVDDTVVRTLIGKLENKKLPVSNGKVLMSGNGLNQVGNLNDLMPMSAELKAAQKARQTIPLVYRARPLDGIWATGPFLHNGSVPTLYDLLLPEARRPKTFAVGNREFDPVKVGAVTTPNSETQTFDTRLKGNSNKGHDYGTSRLTESQRLELLEYLKSL from the coding sequence ATGCCCGCGACTTCCGTCAAGCGCCTCTCCCAGGGCTGGTCGCAGTGGCAGAGTGATTGGTTTCATAGCACCACCCAGGGCTCCAAGTTCATGCCGTATGTATTTTTTGTCGCACTCGAGCAGGCGGACAGCCAGAAGCCTTTCAACAGTGCGGAGAACCTGGAAAGATTTCGCTGCATCCCTCGTCCGGCCACGAAGGCCAACCCCGACCATCTGCCCATTGGGTTTGTCGCCGACCCCAGCCCCTCGCTGCCGAGCACACCGTTCAAAGACACACGCTCCATAGGCTTCACCTGCGCCGCCTGCCACACGGCTCAGATCAATTACAAAGGCACCAGCCTGCTGATCGATGGAGGTCCGACTCTCGCAGACATGTCCGCTCTGATCGTTGCTATCAAGGACGCAGTCGTGGCCACCACATCCGATCCTAAAAAATTAGACCGCTTTGCGAAAAAAGTACTGGGCGATGAATACAGCCCGGCCAAGCGCGACATGGTAGAGAAAGAATTGAAACGGACAGCGGCATCTCAGGCAAGCTATCTCAGAATGAACAGGTCCCCTGTGCCCTACGGTTTTGCGCGGATGGATGCCTTTGGCCGCATCTTCAACAACGCCCTCGTGGCCGTCGGTTCCAAAGACCGTGTCGTGCCAGATGCTCCTGTGAGCTACCCTTTTCTGTGGGACACAGTGAGGTCCGACTGTGTGCAGTGGACAGGCAATGCTCCCAACGGCCTCATCGGCTCGCTCGGACGCAATGTCGGCGAGGTGGTCGGTGTATTTGGAGAGATTGACTCCAAGGTGAAGCCGCTTCCGCATGGTTATGCCTCCAGTGTGAACTTCAAAAACTTGATCCAGATAGAAAAATCTCTTCATGGCCTGAAGCATCCGGCATGGCCTGAAGACGTGCTGGGCAGGCTCGACCCTCATAAGGTCAAGGCAGGTGCGGCCCTTTTCAAACAACTCCGCTGCGACCACTGCCATCCTAGGATCAACCCGTTTTCCTGGCTGCCTTTTGTCAGAACCTTCACATCTCATCTGACGAACCTGGAAGATACCAGCGATGAGGAAGGCGTGCATACCGATGCTACGGCAGCCGCCCTCATCCGCGACAGCGTCGCTGACTCTGGCCGTCTGAGTGGTCAGCCCAAGATCATCGATATCTTTTCGAAATACGGCAAAATTGAGCCTGTGAAGGCCATCGTTGACGACACCGTTGTGCGCACGCTCATCGGCAAGCTTGAAAATAAAAAGCTCCCGGTGAGCAACGGCAAGGTGCTGATGTCTGGAAACGGCCTGAACCAAGTCGGGAACCTCAATGACCTGATGCCAATGAGCGCGGAGCTGAAAGCTGCTCAGAAGGCCAGGCAGACCATCCCGCTCGTTTATCGTGCCCGGCCTCTGGATGGCATCTGGGCCACCGGTCCGTTTCTTCATAATGGCTCCGTTCCCACCTTGTATGATCTGCTTCTTCCGGAAGCCAGGCGCCCAAAGACCTTCGCCGTGGGTAATCGCGAATTCGACCCGGTCAAAGTCGGTGCCGTCACGACTCCCAACTCGGAAACTCAGACCTTCGACACCCGTCTGAAGGGCAACTCAAACAAAGGTCATGATTACGGCACCAGCAGGCTCACCGAAAGTCAGCGCCTGGAGCTGCTGGAGTACCTGAAAAGTCTCTGA
- a CDS encoding dienelactone hydrolase family protein, with the protein MTLREPETIELSTPTGPMRAQVLRPAGEGRFPGLLFHSEIFQNTGPICRTAAFLAGHGFIVVLPEIYHEYLPAGTVLAYDQAGSDVGNKLKIEKPVAAYDSDNRAVLDYLKAHPDCNGRLASFGPCIGGHLTYRAALQPDVSASVCFYPTDLHKRSLGAGMNDDSLARAADIKGEMMLVFGRQDPHVPAEGRAMIYQTLTAAGVKFTWHEFNAAHAFLRDEGLRYDPELARQALGMTVDFLRRCLSV; encoded by the coding sequence ATGACTCTCCGCGAACCCGAAACCATCGAACTCTCCACTCCCACCGGCCCAATGCGCGCGCAGGTGCTGCGCCCCGCAGGTGAGGGGCGCTTTCCAGGCCTGCTGTTTCATTCAGAAATCTTCCAAAACACCGGCCCCATCTGCCGCACCGCCGCCTTCCTGGCCGGGCATGGATTCATCGTGGTGCTGCCGGAGATCTACCACGAATACCTGCCCGCAGGAACCGTGCTGGCCTACGATCAGGCGGGCTCCGATGTGGGGAACAAGCTCAAGATTGAAAAACCTGTGGCCGCTTATGATTCCGACAACCGTGCCGTGCTCGACTACCTCAAGGCGCACCCCGACTGCAACGGGCGGCTGGCCTCCTTTGGCCCCTGCATCGGCGGCCACCTGACCTACCGCGCCGCCCTGCAGCCGGATGTCTCCGCCTCCGTCTGCTTTTACCCCACCGATCTGCACAAACGCAGCCTGGGCGCAGGCATGAACGACGACTCCCTGGCCCGTGCTGCCGACATCAAAGGCGAGATGATGCTCGTCTTTGGCCGTCAGGATCCCCATGTGCCCGCCGAGGGCCGTGCCATGATCTACCAGACCCTCACAGCCGCTGGCGTGAAGTTCACCTGGCATGAATTCAATGCCGCCCACGCCTTCCTCCGCGACGAGGGCCTGCGCTACGACCCCGAGCTGGCCCGTCAGGCGCTGGGCATGACGGTGGACTTCCTCCGCCGCTGCCTGAGTGTGTGA
- a CDS encoding DUF2971 domain-containing protein — translation MDLSTPVVDIALIEAYSPQEGALLRQTRLPEFCDIAISHYIPAKFFLTLLQTNQIRLGRLDAQKNDPKDGCLPDSNMLPAKGLNEQFYDSFPAKRDALMLDEQQKIIRQLSYIHCWFRGHAESIGMWRDFGSNGTGICIQSSTTLLKNSVSAGWPQDLIFQMHECPYTESSVQLPDFLPSIASVRKDVAFSDQQEVRVLAVIDVTKGAAPLPGPDCRLVPVNLHILLKRIIIGPAVKSQDEHEVREALLAAGIKAEVLKSIVSFQ, via the coding sequence ATGGATCTATCAACTCCAGTCGTCGATATTGCATTAATTGAGGCTTATTCTCCTCAAGAGGGAGCTTTGCTACGGCAAACTCGACTTCCGGAGTTTTGTGACATAGCGATTAGTCACTATATCCCAGCCAAGTTCTTTTTGACGTTGTTGCAAACGAATCAAATTCGATTGGGAAGGCTGGATGCTCAAAAGAACGATCCGAAAGATGGATGCCTTCCAGATTCCAACATGTTGCCGGCAAAAGGTTTGAACGAGCAGTTCTACGACTCGTTTCCAGCAAAGCGCGATGCGCTTATGTTGGACGAACAACAAAAGATCATTCGCCAGTTGTCCTACATCCACTGCTGGTTCAGAGGACATGCAGAATCGATCGGTATGTGGAGAGATTTTGGGTCTAATGGAACAGGGATATGTATTCAGTCGTCGACGACATTGCTAAAAAACTCTGTTTCTGCTGGATGGCCTCAAGATTTAATCTTCCAAATGCACGAATGCCCCTACACGGAATCATCGGTGCAGTTGCCAGATTTTCTGCCCAGTATAGCCTCCGTCCGAAAAGATGTTGCCTTCAGCGATCAGCAAGAGGTCAGGGTATTGGCCGTGATTGATGTGACCAAGGGGGCTGCTCCATTACCAGGGCCCGACTGCAGGCTGGTTCCGGTTAATTTGCATATCTTGTTAAAGAGAATAATAATCGGTCCGGCAGTGAAATCTCAAGATGAGCACGAAGTTCGTGAAGCCTTGCTTGCAGCCGGCATAAAAGCTGAGGTGTTGAAATCAATCGTTTCTTTCCAGTGA
- the ileS gene encoding isoleucine--tRNA ligase: MSAPDTAKNYKNTVLLPKTDFPMKADLVAREPQRLAQWQEGKLYERIQAQTKGRPTFILHDGPPFANGDVHMGTALNKILKDLIVKSKTMAGFHTPFVPGWDCHGLPIEFKVVKSAAGLTPVEVRQRSEAEARKYIDIQRNSFKRLGVFGDWENPYLTLNPEYESGILRTFGKAVEQKLVYRMKRPVLWSYGAQTALAEAEVEYKEKTSPAVYVKFALVNPPPGCDGASLVIWTTTPWTLPANLAIALHPTFDYVSGTFTHESGRVEKLVIAKSRVEAFGTATGFKLNTEHANEELKGTALNGCEAQHPFLPRTSKVINTLFVTDDTGTGAVHIAPGHGADDYQAGREHGLEILSPVDADGKYTAECGLPDFVGKHVFQSNEGIIALLEEKGAILGNEKYVHQYPHCWRSKTPIIFRAVEQFFIKIDDIRAKALYEIDKVQWLPAWGRNRIYGTVESRPDWCISRQRTWGVPLPVFYSATGEIIMDPEVISKVAVVIALHGSNLWFEKDDAWWAEEVGLPAGTKRGNDTLDVWIDSGCSHVSVLDQHPELHAPADLYIEATDQHRGWFQSSLMMSVIARGHAPYKAVITHGFVVDTSGKKISKSDQGNAGKNAKPMTADHYYNTYGADMVRLWVASVDYQNEVPFSEDLFKQNSENYRRIRNTLRVLLGNLSGENTAASSAAPAYTLVDRWILERLHVVTKECVDAYAHYDFRKVFSVINSFITGDLSSLYIDITKDRMYCDAAASPRRIATQAAIREITETLCRLLAPILAFTADEAWEHLGHKDSVHLQSFPQPNPAFPGSDATLAVNELLKVRGVIQQAIEKARQEKKIGSNLEATVALTLPAEGFDHPVFSDPATLHEFLILSDLQITRRTQPSIPSDSSQSSDLQLVSEIITEPTAIVQESPHHKCERCWKHLPDVGTHAEHPTLCGRCVEAVG; encoded by the coding sequence ATGAGCGCCCCAGACACTGCCAAGAACTACAAGAACACCGTCCTCCTGCCGAAGACCGACTTTCCCATGAAGGCGGACCTCGTCGCCCGGGAGCCCCAGCGTCTGGCCCAGTGGCAGGAAGGAAAGCTCTATGAGCGCATCCAGGCGCAGACCAAGGGCCGCCCCACCTTCATCCTGCACGACGGCCCCCCCTTTGCGAATGGCGACGTGCACATGGGCACCGCGCTGAATAAGATCCTCAAGGACCTCATCGTGAAGTCCAAGACCATGGCCGGGTTCCACACACCCTTCGTCCCCGGCTGGGACTGCCACGGCCTGCCCATCGAGTTCAAGGTGGTGAAATCCGCCGCCGGTCTCACCCCCGTGGAGGTGCGCCAGCGCTCCGAGGCCGAGGCCCGCAAGTACATCGACATCCAGCGCAACAGCTTCAAGCGCCTCGGCGTCTTCGGCGACTGGGAAAACCCCTACCTCACGCTGAATCCTGAGTATGAATCCGGCATCCTGCGCACCTTTGGCAAAGCCGTGGAGCAGAAGCTGGTCTATCGCATGAAGCGCCCCGTGCTCTGGAGCTACGGCGCACAAACCGCCCTGGCCGAGGCCGAGGTGGAGTACAAGGAAAAGACCTCCCCGGCGGTGTATGTGAAGTTTGCCCTCGTCAATCCGCCCCCTGGCTGCGATGGCGCATCCCTCGTCATCTGGACCACCACGCCCTGGACGCTCCCGGCCAACCTCGCCATCGCGCTGCATCCCACCTTTGACTACGTCAGCGGCACCTTCACGCATGAGAGCGGCCGTGTGGAAAAACTCGTCATCGCCAAGTCCCGTGTGGAAGCCTTTGGCACCGCCACCGGCTTCAAGCTGAACACCGAGCACGCCAACGAGGAACTCAAAGGCACCGCCCTCAATGGCTGCGAAGCGCAGCATCCTTTCCTCCCGCGCACGTCCAAGGTCATCAACACCCTCTTCGTCACCGACGACACCGGTACCGGCGCGGTGCACATCGCCCCCGGCCATGGTGCGGACGACTATCAGGCGGGCCGCGAGCACGGTCTGGAAATCCTCTCCCCCGTGGATGCGGATGGCAAATACACCGCCGAGTGCGGCCTGCCCGACTTTGTGGGCAAGCACGTCTTCCAGAGCAATGAGGGCATCATCGCCCTTCTGGAGGAAAAAGGCGCCATCCTTGGGAATGAGAAATACGTGCATCAGTACCCGCACTGCTGGCGCTCCAAGACCCCCATCATCTTCCGCGCGGTGGAGCAGTTCTTCATCAAGATCGACGACATCCGCGCCAAGGCACTGTACGAGATCGACAAAGTCCAGTGGCTGCCCGCCTGGGGCCGCAACCGCATCTACGGCACGGTGGAGAGCCGCCCGGACTGGTGCATCAGCCGCCAGCGCACCTGGGGCGTGCCGCTTCCCGTCTTCTACTCCGCCACTGGCGAGATCATCATGGACCCCGAGGTCATCTCCAAGGTGGCCGTCGTCATCGCACTGCATGGCAGCAATCTCTGGTTTGAGAAAGACGACGCATGGTGGGCTGAGGAAGTCGGCCTGCCTGCCGGCACCAAGCGCGGCAACGACACGCTCGACGTCTGGATCGACTCCGGCTGCTCCCACGTCTCCGTGCTGGACCAGCACCCCGAGCTCCACGCCCCGGCAGACCTCTACATCGAGGCCACCGACCAGCATCGCGGCTGGTTCCAGAGCAGCCTCATGATGAGCGTCATCGCCCGTGGTCATGCGCCGTACAAGGCGGTGATCACCCACGGCTTCGTGGTGGACACCAGCGGCAAGAAGATCAGCAAGAGCGACCAGGGCAACGCTGGCAAAAACGCCAAGCCCATGACCGCCGACCACTACTACAACACCTACGGCGCCGACATGGTGCGCCTCTGGGTGGCCAGTGTGGACTACCAAAACGAAGTCCCGTTCTCCGAAGACCTCTTCAAGCAGAACAGCGAAAACTACCGCCGCATCCGCAACACCCTGCGCGTGCTGCTGGGCAACCTCAGCGGCGAAAACACCGCCGCCTCATCCGCTGCGCCCGCCTACACCCTCGTGGACCGCTGGATCCTCGAGCGCCTGCACGTCGTCACCAAGGAGTGCGTGGACGCCTACGCGCACTACGACTTCCGCAAGGTCTTCAGCGTCATCAACAGCTTCATCACCGGAGACCTCAGCTCCCTCTACATCGACATCACCAAGGACCGCATGTACTGCGACGCCGCCGCCAGCCCGCGCCGCATCGCCACGCAGGCCGCCATCCGCGAGATCACCGAGACCCTTTGCCGCCTCCTGGCCCCCATCCTGGCCTTCACCGCAGACGAGGCCTGGGAGCACCTCGGCCACAAGGACAGCGTGCACCTGCAGTCCTTCCCGCAGCCCAATCCCGCCTTCCCCGGCAGCGATGCCACCCTGGCGGTGAACGAGCTGCTCAAGGTCCGTGGCGTCATCCAGCAGGCCATTGAAAAAGCCCGTCAGGAAAAGAAGATCGGCTCCAATCTCGAAGCCACCGTGGCCCTCACGCTCCCCGCCGAAGGCTTCGACCACCCTGTCTTCTCCGATCCCGCCACCCTCCACGAATTCCTCATCCTCAGCGACCTCCAGATCACCCGCCGCACCCAGCCATCCATTCCGTCAGACTCTTCACAGTCCTCTGACCTGCAACTGGTGAGCGAAATCATCACCGAACCCACCGCCATCGTCCAGGAGTCCCCACACCACAAATGCGAACGCTGCTGGAAACACCTCCCGGATGTGGGCACCCACGCCGAACACCCGACGCTCTGCGGCCGGTGTGTGGAGGCGGTGGGGTGA